CACAGAAATAAATGGTTGACTTCTGTCCACTGGTGTGCGGACGTTCATACCCTATATGAGGTTAAGCATTTAGGAAAAACAAAGGTAACCACCCGGGGCTTGCCAGAACTAAGAACCGGGGGTTACCCCTGCACCTAATCCCGAAAGGAGACACAACTTCAATACCGAAATCAATCGTCTACCTAGGTGGTTGCGTCTCGTCCGCCGTCGTAGTTGAGGATTCCTATCTATAATTTGAGGTATGACTTCCTTTATTACTTCCGGTGGGCTGAAGGTCTCTCCCGCTGGCGCACATATTGTTTCAGCGAATTCACCTGAAGGAGAGTTGCTGTATTTGAGTTCGACAAGCAAATTCGGGGAGGGCGAATCAATTCGCGGTGGTGTTCCAGTGATCGCCCCATGGTTTGGTGGGCTGTTGGGGTTGGAGCCGATGCATGGGTGGGCATGTCGCTCCGCGTGGGATATTGATGACAGTAACGATTCAGTTCATGCCACCTATGGTCGTGATGGTTTATTGCTGGATCTGCATGCAACCACCACCGAGAATGGTTTTGAGGTGTCGCTGCGGTTGAAGAATGACACCGATGAGGCAGAGACGGTGCAGTTAGCATTCCACCCGTACTTTAAGGTCTCGGATGTGGAAAAGATTGAGGTCCACGGGTTGGACGGGGTGGATATTCTCAATCGTCTAGATGATCAGGTGGACACCCAGGATGGTGCGATCACATTTGATGGGGAGTTTGATCGCATTGCGCTGGGTACGCCGGTGGTCAAGATTATTGATTCCGATCGCATCATTACTGTCACCGGAGACGGCCACGATTCCACGGTTGTGTGGAATCCCGGCGAAAGTCGCGCCACAACCGTGGCTGATATTGGGCCTGATGAGTGGCACGACTTTGTCTGCGTCGAGCCGGCGCTGTTAGGCGCCGGTCAGAAGGGAGTGCAGGTGGCTCCCGGCGAAGCGGTGACGGTTGCGATGCGGGTGGGCGTCGACAAGCGCTCTTAGGCTTGTGCCTTGAACTCGCGGCGGCGGGCGTGCAGGATTGGCTCGGTGTAGCCCGCTGGCGACTCGGTTCCCTTGAAGATCAGGTCCTTAGCGGCCTGGAAGGCGATGCTGGCGTCGTAGTTCGGCGCCATATCGCGGTAGGCGGCGTCCCCGGCGTTTTGCTTGTCGACGACCACTGCCATCCTCTCCAAAGCTTCGAGGACCTGCTCCTTGGTGACAACGTCATGGCGAATCCAGTTAGCGAGCATCTGGGAAGAAATGCGCAGGGTGGCGCGGTCTTCCATGAGGTCGATGTCGTGGATGTCTGGCACCTTGGAGCAACCAACGCCCTGCTCAACCCACCGGACCACGTAGCCCAGGATGGACTGGCAGTTGTTGTCCAGCTCTTCCTTCTTCTCTGCATCCGACCAGTCGGTAGCCGGTGCGAGAGGAATGGTGAGGATGTTGCGGAGGTTGTCGCGTCGACCGGCCTTACGCAGCTCTTCTTGAACCTTGAACACGTCAACCAGGTGGTAGTGCGTGGCGTGCAGGGTCGCACCGGTTGGTGAAGGAACCCATGCGGTGTTAGCACCTTCGCGTGGCTGGCCAATCTTCTTCTCCAGCATTTCAGCCATGAGCTCGGTCATTGCCCACATGCCCTTACCAATTTGCGCTTTGCCTGGGAGGCCGCGCTGGATACCGGCGTCGACGTTGTTATCCTCGTACGCCTGCTTCCATGGTGCGGTCTGCATATCAGCCTTGCGCACCATGGCGCCTGCCTCCATGGAGGTGTGGATTTCATCGCCGGTGCGATCAAGGAAGCCAGTGTTAATGAACGCCAGGCGGTCAGCAACTTCCATGATGCACGCATCCAAGTTGACGGAGGTGCGACGCTCTTCATCCATGACACCAACCTTGAGGGTGTGGCGAGGCAGGTCGAGGAGATCCTCAACGCGGCCAAACAGCTCATTGGTGAAGGCGACTTCTTCTGGACCGTGCTGCTTTGGCTTCACGATGTAGATGGAACCCTTGCGGGAGTTGCGCATCTTGTTTTGTGGAGCGATGCCTGGAATGGCGCAGACGGTGGTGATGACGGCATCCATGATGCCTTCGAAGATTTCTTCGCCATCGACGAGGATCGATGGGTTTTGCATGAGGTGGCCAACATTGCGAACGAACAGCAGGGAACGACCATGCAGAACCAATTCGGTGCCATTGCGGCCGATGTAGACGCGGTCCTTGTTGAGCGCACGAGTAAAGGTGCGATCGCCCTTGGAAACTTCTTCCTTCAACTCACCGGTGTTCAGGCCGAACCAGTTGGTGTAGCCCAGGGTCTTGTCCTCGGCGTCGACGGCTGCAACAGAGTCCTCGAAGTCCATGATGGTGGTGATGGCAGATTCCAAGACGATATCCTTCAGACCAGTCTTGTCAGCCTGTCCGATGGGGTGAACTGGATCGATCTGCAGCTCAATGTGCAGGCCGTTGGTCTCCAGCAGGATGATTTCTGGGTCGAGGAAGTTGCCGGTGAAGCCACGGTAGGACTCTCGGTTCTTCAGGCGGTAGACGCTGTCGCCAATGTGAGCTGCAAGCTTGCCGTCGGTGATGTTGTACTTCTCAACGTCAGCGTGAGATGCACCGTCGAGTGGAACAACGGTATCCAAGAACTTACGTCCCCACTCAATGACCTTCTGACCACGGACCGGGTTGTACTCTTTACCCTTCTCTGCACCATCGGTTTCTGGGATGGCGTTGGTGCCGTAGAGGGCATCGTAGAGGGAGCCCCAACGAGCATTCGCAGCGTTGAGAGCGAAACGTGCGTTGAGGATTGGAACGACCAACTGAGGACCAGCGGTGCTGGAGATCTCGGTGTCGATGTTTTCGGTGCGGATTTCCGCAGCCTCAGGAACATCAACTAAGTAGCCGATTTCCTTGAGGAAGGCCTCATACGCATCCTGGTCAAGGTTGCCGGCGTTCTCCCGGTGGTAGGTATCAATCTGCGACTGCAACTCATCGCGGCGAGCCAGCAACTCACGGTTACGAGGGGTGAGCTCACGCGCAATGTCGCCGAAGCCAGACCAGAACTTGTCCGCATCTACACCCACGCGAGGGAGCACCGCTTCTGTCACAAAGTCGTAGAGAACTTTTGCAACCTGCATTCCACCGGCATCGACGCGCTCGGTGTTGTCTTCGTTGTCAGCGGTCTGAGCAGACAACAGTTGCTGATCAGTCATTGAAGGCTCCTTAGAAGCATGGGTTTTTGATGATGGGTGGCCAATCACGTGGCCTCGTCGGTGAATAAGTGGGTTCAAGTCCAGAGCCGTGCCTGAAGCTTTGATGCTTTGCGTGAAGCTAGATGCTTTACAAGAAACGTTGCATGGAGCTTTGTGCGAAGCTGTTCACCCGCTATTCGATTTGACGATGTGATCAGATTAAGTGATTGCGATCACTAGGCAAAGGGGTTTACGAACTTTACTGCCCCACTACCCCCGTCGCCCCCCGCCTATCTTCCAGATCACACCAAACAATTTGACCGAAATGTGAAGTGCCTGCATTTTCCCCATTCCGGACGTTTACCCAGTACATGCGTACTAGATGCTCTGAGATCCCAGTTTCGTGCGAAGCATTAACTTTACAACCTTTGCAATAGGGGTAGTTACCCCCGCGCAAAACTTCAAAACTCAAATTGATTGACGCAATGATGTCCGGTGCGCCAAAGTGTGAAGCACGCCACCACACAAGCTGATGTGCATCACTTGGACACAAGGACAGTGGATCAGCTCATACAAAGTGGATGGCACCGCCCCATTGCGATAAAGCACTTAAGGAAGTGACTCGGATGTCTAACGTTGGAAAGCCACGTACCGCACAGGAGATTCAGCAGGATTGGGATACCAACCCACGCTGGAACGGCATCACCCGCGACTACACCGCAGAGCAGGTTGCAGAGCTTCAGGGTTCTGTCGTCGAGGAGCACACCCTGGCCCGCCGCGGAGCAGAAATCCTCTGGGATGAAGTCTCCAAGGAAGGCGACGACTACATCAACGCACTTGGTGCACTGACCGGTAACCAGGCAGTACAACAGGTCCGCGCAGGACTCAAGGCTGTCTACCTCTCCGGTTGGCAGGTTGCTGGCGACGCTAACCTCTCCGGCCACACCTACCCAGACCAGTCCCTCTACCCAGCAAACTCCGTTCCTAACGTTGTTCGCCGCATCAACAACGCGCTTCTTCGTTCCGACGAAATCGCTCGCGTCGAAGGCGACACCTCCGTTGACAACTGGCTCGTTCCAATCGTCGCCGACGGTGAGGCTGGCTTCGGTGGCGCACTTAACGTTTACGAACTCCAGAAGGCAATGATCTCCGCTGGTGCAGCAGGCACCCACTGGGAAGATCAGCTCGCATCTGAGAAGAAGTGTGGACACCTCGGCGGCAAGGTCCTCATCCCAACCCAGCAGCACATCCGCACCCTGAACTCCGCTCGCCTGGCAGCAGACGTTGCAAACACCCCAACCGTCGTCATCGCACGTACCGACGCTGAGGCAGCAACCCTGATCACCTCTGACGTTGATGAGCGCGACCAGCAATTCATCACTGGTGAGCGCACCAAGGAAGGCTACTACTACGTCGAGAACGGCCTCGAGCCTTGCATCGCACGTGCAAAGTCCTACGCTCCTTACGCAGACATGATCTGGATGGAGACCGGTACCCCTGACCTCGAGCTCGCTAAGAAGTTCGCTGAAGGCGTTCGCTCCGAGTTCCCAGACCAGCTCCTGTCCTACAACTGCTCCCCTTCCTTCAACTGGTCTGCACACCTGGAGAAGGATGAGATCGCTAAGTTCCAGAAGGAACTCGGCGCAATGGGCTTCAAGTTCCAGTTCATCACCCTCGCTGGCTTCCACTCCCTCAACTACGGCATGTTCGACCTTGCTTACGGCTACGCTCGCGAGGGCATGACCTCCTTCGTCGACCTCCAGAACCGTGAGTTCAAGGCAGCTGAGGAGCGCGGCTTCACCGCTGTTAAGCACCAGCGTGAGGTTGGCGCAGGTTACTTCGACCAGATCGCAACCACCGTGGATCCTAACTCCTCCACCACTGCACTGAAGGGCTCCACCGAAGAAGGCCAGTTCCACTAGGTCATTCTCTTAAGCCACTTCATTAGTGACAACTCCCACGCTCCCCTGCTCAACTGGGCGGGACGGGCGTGGGAGTTGCTGTATTAATACAGTATTAATAAGGGCGCTTATTTTGGTCCCAGTACCGCTTTAACCCCGGCATTTTCCTGCATCAGGTGCCCCCAATTTTTCAAGAACTCTTAAAAATCCCGAATAGTCCATAAACTAAGTCTCAAACGGTAAAGCTTCAAGCCATCCACGAAAGGACTTTCATGTCTGTTTCCCGCACTGTCTTCGGTATCGCAGCTACCGCAGCTCTGTCCGCTGCACTCGTCGCCTGCTCCCCTCCAAACCAGCAGGACTCCCCACTGGAGCGCTCCCACGAAGTTCTCACCACCTCCCAGGCGCCAACCTCTGCAGCATCGTCTGAAGCCACCTCCGCCACCTCCACCTCCTCCACCACCACACCGGTTGAGGAAGACGTAGAAATCGCCGTCTCCCCAGCTGAGTTAGTTGACGGCGCTCCTGTCACCTTCGAAATCACCGGCCTTGATCCAGAAGGCGGCTACTACGCTGCAATCTGCGCGGCCGATGGCGCTGCTGGTGAAGTTCCAGTGTGCACAGGTGTGATGGCTGACTTCACGTCCCAGGCATGGTTGAGCAACTCCCAGCCAGGTGCCACCCATGCAATCGCGCAAGACGGCACCGTCACCGTTGAGCTCCAGGCTGCTGCAACCGGCGAAGGCATCGACTGCACCGTGGATGAGTGCGTTGCCAAGGTTTTCGGTGACCACACCGAAGGCTTCCGTGATGTTGCTGAAGAAGAGATCACCTTCGCAGCTGCATAACACTGCACCTCACTGAAAGCGCCCGGCTAGTTCATTGTGAACTAGCCCCGGGCGTTTCCGTATTTCTGGAGCAGGTGTAGAACAGCTTTAGACTCGCTCCTCCAAAGACTCCCACAACTTCTGCGCCACCATCACCTGCGGTGTTGGACGCAAACCCCACGCCTCCATACCAACATCCACTTGGCCTGGTCCCGTCATCGGAAACTGTGAATGCAAATGCCCATGCACCAGCAACGGAACCCGCAAACGCAGGTCGTCATATCGAGACTCCATCCCCGGATGATCCTGCCCCGGTCGCGGGAAATGCGACAAATACACCTCCTCGCCCTCCCACTTCATACGCTGAAACGCCTGCACCGAGTCAAACACCTCCAAAAAGCGCCCCTGACGTTGGTAGGCACGACGGAACATGGGGTGGCACGAATCATGGTTACCCGGCACAAAATGCTTTTCGACGCCTACTAACCTCTGCGCAATCAACCCAAGCGCCCTTTCCTCCGCGCGCAGCGACCCCGATGAGATATCCCCCAGCACCCACAGCACATCACCCGGCTGCACCATCTCCTTTAAATGCCCAAGAATCACCTCATCGTGGTCGCGCGTGTCATCAAAACCACGTAGTGATGCCACAAATTCATGGCCCAAATGTAGATCAGAGGTAAACCATGTTCCGTCCATGCCAGCCAGTCTAGCTTTTGCGCTTATTCAACAGGCCAGGAATACTAGAGGGTTCGAAACCTAAGTAAACCCTTAAAGCCTCAAGCGCCTGCTTTTGCCGGTGCCCAAAGGAGAGGACATCTGTGCCCAATTCGCCCGATAGTTCACAAGACATTTCAGACGAAGCCCACTATCCGCACGACACCCACCCAGGCCTCGTCCCGGGCATTTCTGTCGATGAACAACGCAACAAATTTGATCTCGACAAAATAGTCTTCGGCGTCACCGCCGCCCTCATCATCGCCTTCATCACCTGGGGCATCACCAACCCAGACTCCGTCTCTTCAGTGTCCTCTTCCATGTTCGGATGGGCGATGACCAACACGGGATGGCTGCTTAACTTCGTCATGCTCATCGGCCTGGGAACGATGCTCTACATCGCCTTTTCCCGCTATGGACGCATCAAGCTGGGCACCGATGAAGACCAACCAGAGTTCTCCCGCTTTTCCTGGATTGCCATGATGTTCGGCGCCGGCATCGGCGTAGGCATCTTCTTCTTCGGCCCTTCCGAACCGCTCTGGCACTATTTGAGCCCGCCTCCCCACACTGTGGAAGGTGAAACTCCCGAGTCCCTCCACCAAGCATTGGCGCAGTCCCACTTCCACTGGGGGCTGTCTGCGTGGGGACTCTACGCCCTCGTTGGCGGTGCACTGGCGTACTCCAGCTATCGACGCGGTCGCGTCACCCTCATTAGCTCGACGTTCCGCTCCCTGTTTGGCCCCAAGATGGAAGGCGTGGCGGGTCGCCTCGTCGACATAATGGCGATCATCGCAACACTTTTTGGTACCGCAGCGACACTCGGCCTCTCCGCGATTCAGGTGGGTCAAGGCGTGCAAATTGTGTCGGGCGTTTCCGAAATCACCAACACAATGTTGATTGTCATCATCTCGGTGCTGACCATCTGCTTTGTTATTTCCGCAGTCTCAGGTGTGTCCAAGGGTATTCGTTACCTCTCCAACATCAACATCAGCCTCACCTTAGGCTTGGTGTTGTTTGTGTTCATCACCGGACCTACCCTCTTCCTGCTCAATCTCATCCCTTCGGGCATCTTGGAATACGGCAATCAGTTCCTCTCCATGGCGGGCAAATCCTTGTCATGGGGAGAGGAAACCATTGACTTCCAATCAAGCTGGACCGCGTTCTACTGGGCATGGTGGATCGCGTGGACGCCGTTTGTCGGCATGTTTATTGCTCGCATCTCCAGAGGTCGTACACTTCGAGAATTCGCTCTGGTAACGATGGCTATCCCATCATTTATTTTGATCCTGGCATTCACCATCTTCGGCGGTACTGCAATTAGCCTGCACCGCGAAAACGTCGCAGGTTTCGACGGCAGCTCCTCCGAAGAACAAGTGCTGTTTGATATGTTCAGCAACCTTCCGCTGTACTCGATCACGCCATTTATCTTGATCTTTGTCCTGGTGGTCTTCTTTATTACCTCTGCCGATTCCGCCTCTGTCGTGATGGCCACGATGAGCTCCCAGGGCAACCCTGCACCCAACAAAACAGTTGTGGTGTTCTGGGGACTGTGCATGATGGGCATCGCGGTGGTCATGTTGCTGGCTGGTGGCGAATCCGCCCTCACTGGCCTGCAGAACCTCACCATTTTGATTGCCATTCCATTTGCCGTGGTTCTTATCTTCATGGCTGTGGCGTTTGTTAAAGACCTCACTACTGACCCGGCCGCCATCCGCCACACCTACGCCAAGGCTGCGATCTCCAACGCCGTGGTCCGAGGTTTGGAGGAACATGGCGATGACTTCGAGCTGTCCATCGAACCTGCCGAGGAAGGTCGTGGCGCTGGTTCAGCCTTCGATTCAACCGCTGATCGCATCACCGAGTGGTACCAGCGCACCGACGAAGAAGGTAACGACGTCGACTACGACTACTCGACTGGCGAATGGGCTGATGGTTGGACTCCTGACACAACTTCAGACACCGACACCACCAACAACACCGACTCGAAAAACGCTTAATTGATAACGCACTAAAGGCCGGGACTTCACACTGTGTGAAGTCCCGGCCTTTAGTACTGGTCAGCTATGAAATTATGCTGCCATGCCGCGGTTGAGAGCAATGAAGTCAAGCAGGTCTGCATTGACGTTGCCAGCAATCTGCTGAAGAGCTGCGGTTGCTTCGCGAGCGATGAAAATCTTGCTGAAGACGGTGATCTTGGCGTCGCGATTCGTTGCGACAGAGTCCAAAATTGCATCAACCTGTGCAGGATCGACCAGGCCATCGAAGCGTGCGTGAAGATCCTCACGTACGCTCCAAAGAGCATCGTGCTGGGCTGGTCGAATCGTGGTGATTTCGGAAGCCTTGGTAGCCATTGTCTTAATCCTTTCTCAATCCGAGGGAGTTAAAGTTTGAACCCCCGGTTGTTAACCTAACGTTAACTTTAGTTCACTTAGAAGTAATCTACAAGCATCCAACACCTATAGGTAGTGGGATCGCCCCCACTATTTTTTCTCCACCCCCACCCCGAATGCCGAAAACGACAACAGGGACAAACCTAAGAAAAAGCTAAACCGCAGGTCAATGGGTAAATGGGGCCATAAAACATCGATTTCACCATCTTCGCCATCGCCAGTGATCGCCATCACCCCCAAGGGGTGAATAATATCCCCTTGCGCAAGAAATCTTCCACCTGAACAGCGCTAATGCCTATGCTTGGTAGCCAAGTAATAGCTCGAAAGGTAGGGCCGAATATGAACGATTTTGACACCACCATCGACCGGATCACCAAGGAACACGATCCCACTTCCCGCGGTCGCGTGGAACAATTCATTGTGGAAATCGTCCGAGCCCTACCCAACCTCACCACCAAGCAGAGTGCATCTCTTGCTATTCAATTACTTGATGCGCTCCACATGGCGAACAAAACGGAGGCGTCGAAAAGCATGGCGCGCAATCCGCGCGCTCCCCTGGACTTGCCTGCAACCTTTGACGGACTGACCGAGTTGATTTCCGGGCTGGATGTGCGCAGCGATTCCGAATGGCACTCGTTTGGCTTTAAGCCCAGGGAGGACGCGCATCCGCTGCTCATTGCAATTCCGGAAATTGAGATCTTCTACCAGCACACTGACGTCGAGCCGACCAGTGATAATGCGGTGGCGCCTAATTTTTGGGAGAACCAGACGATGTGGCGCAGGCGCTTGGGATCTGTGACGGAACCTAACCTTATATATAAGGAGTTTTCCGGACCGGGTAAAGCGCAGCGTGCCGTAGAGATGCTGGGCAATTTATGGAAGATCGGCGTGGTGGCGACAAAGGACACGGAGAGCCGTCTGGGGCTTACGAGCCTGGTGTACAAGCCTGTGGCCGGTGAGGTTCCCGTGCCGCTGATGACTGAGCAAAATTGTTGGTACCACATCCGCGTATCCGAGACTCTCGGTGAAAACCAAGTGCCGGAAATCGTGCGTTGCTTAGCAGAAGTCTTCTGCGGATACATTCCCCAGGTATGGCTAAAAGAGCAGATTCCTGCAGGTAAATTGCGCATCCAAGAATCTGAGGCGGCAGCATATATTGCGTTAGCACGGCTTGATCTTTCCCCACGCACCGGAAACACCACCTGGACCAATAGCTACATGTCCACCCGCCCACTCTCCCCCGCTTTCCGGTGGGACGTTGTGCTGGAGGCATCACACCAGGTAGAGAACCTGTTGCGTGGCGATACAGGGCCAGTCACTGCAATTAGTTTGGAGGGAAACTGATTAATTCAAAATTCACTTAAAGATCATTCCGCGGTCACCAACCACTCATAAGTTTCTACTGTTCCTTGAAAAACATCCCAAGCTTTGAAAGTGGTTGAAGTGAAAAAGCGTAACCTCCTCGTAGCACCCATTGCTGCGTCTTTGGTCTTCTGCAACCTTGCAGTTGCTGCCAACGCTCAGGAAAGCACTACCTCTCCTATCGTTATCAATGAGGTTGAGTCCAACGGTGACCCAATCGGTGACTTCGTCGAGATCGCTAACACCGACCTGAACAACACCATTGACATCTCCGGATGGACCCTGGTTGATGAGAAGGACACCAACCCTGTCGTTCTCCCCGAAGGCACCGAGATCGAGTCCGGTGGATACTTTGTTATCTACACCGACGCTGCTAACTACGTCTCCACCTACAACACCTACGGCGGCGTAGACCACTTCGGCCTAGGCAAAGATGATACCGTTACCCTGCGCGACGCAGAAGGCAACACTGTAGATACCTACTCCTGGAAAGAACTGGGCAAGCACGCCGAGAACACATACGGCCGCATCCCAGACATGGCCGGCGAATTCGCTGACACCGGTGCATCCACCCCAGGCGCAAAGAACATTGCAGCTGACGACAGCGATGTCGATCCTGGCACTGCCCCCAACGCACAGCTTCCATTCCACAACGTTGACGTGCAGTCCCTCGACCTCGGACCAGCCTTCACCATCGGCGACATGTCCGGCGTCGATTTCGACGAAAACGGCACCGCATGGGTAGTCAACAACGGCACCGGTACCCTCTACGCACTGGCTCACGATCCACAGGCCACCACCTACGAACTCATCGGCCAGTGGAACACCACCTACCCATCCGGCGAAGGCCGTCTCGACGCCGAAGGTGTTGCCGCAGCTGATAACGGCGACATCTACATCGCAACCGAGCGCAACAACGCTGAAAGCAATGTCTCCCGCCCATCCGTTCTCCGCTTCGCTAACCCAACCGGCCAGGACAGCCTCCAGGTAGCAGCGCAGGAATGGAACCTCTCCGCAATCACCGGCCCACTCGGCGCAAATGGTGGCCTCGAAGCAATCGTCCAGCTTGAAGACACCATCTTCGCTGTTGGCGTTGAATCCACCGGCGAAGTCCTCATCGTTGATCTCGCAGGCGACGAAGCAGTTCTGGTTCAGCGTTACGTCTCCTCCTTCGAGGGCGTCATGGCTCTTGATTACAACTCCGATACCAAGCAGCTCGCAGTCGTCTGCGACGAAGCATGCGACGGCGCATCCGAGATCCTCACCTGGGACGGCGCATCCGTAACCAAGGCTGACAACAACATCTACGAGCGTCCAGCAAACCTCGGCAACTGGGCAAACGAAGGCTTCGCAACCTACACCACCGAGCTCGAGTGCGTCGATGGCTCCACCATCCCCGCAACCAGCTACCTCTGGGCTGACGATGCTGCCACCAACAACTTCAACGCACTCAACGCAGCTCAGGTCATCGATGGCGATTGCGAACTCATACCGGGCAATGACGATGATGATGATGACAACGGTAACGGCAACGAGCCAACCCCACCAGCATCCCCATCCGATAACTCCTCTACCTCTTTCGCAGCAGGTAGCTTCGCAGGTTCCCTGGCAACCACCCTCCTGGCAGCATTCGGCATCGCCGGTGCACTGGGCGGCCTCATGCAGCAGCTCATCGCAGCATTCCCAACCCTTAAGCAGTACATCCGCTTCTAAAGCGTTTTGTTAGCTCGCGGTAGAGCTATTTGATTTTCCTGCAACGCAGACATCTTTCGAGGTGTCGGCGTTGTGTCATTTCATGGGCTTTCCTCATGGGCATAGAGTGCGGGGTCGCCCGTGGGTCAGGGGACTTGATTTCTGCACCACAAACCGGCCTTCCGTCAGCAGTCTGCGGTATTTCCCGTGCGGACTGGACGGGCAAACGAGTTTTTGCGGCGCCGCAATCAGTGCAAATTTCACGATTCCTTTTTCGCAACACAAATTGAGGTCCCAGAGGCAAAGTGTGGTTCGGTTAAGCAGTCCGCAATGCACCCGACTCCCCAACCGCAACGCACCACCCTTCATATAGAGGTAGATGTGGTGCTACTTTCGGCTCGGCGGAAAATGGTCCGAATTAGGCAGAAAAAGCACCCTCTCAGATTACCGTTTAA
The window above is part of the Corynebacterium deserti GIMN1.010 genome. Proteins encoded here:
- a CDS encoding aldose epimerase family protein, giving the protein MTSFITSGGLKVSPAGAHIVSANSPEGELLYLSSTSKFGEGESIRGGVPVIAPWFGGLLGLEPMHGWACRSAWDIDDSNDSVHATYGRDGLLLDLHATTTENGFEVSLRLKNDTDEAETVQLAFHPYFKVSDVEKIEVHGLDGVDILNRLDDQVDTQDGAITFDGEFDRIALGTPVVKIIDSDRIITVTGDGHDSTVVWNPGESRATTVADIGPDEWHDFVCVEPALLGAGQKGVQVAPGEAVTVAMRVGVDKRS
- a CDS encoding three-helix bundle dimerization domain-containing protein — encoded protein: MATKASEITTIRPAQHDALWSVREDLHARFDGLVDPAQVDAILDSVATNRDAKITVFSKIFIAREATAALQQIAGNVNADLLDFIALNRGMAA
- a CDS encoding lamin tail domain-containing protein, with amino-acid sequence MVEVKKRNLLVAPIAASLVFCNLAVAANAQESTTSPIVINEVESNGDPIGDFVEIANTDLNNTIDISGWTLVDEKDTNPVVLPEGTEIESGGYFVIYTDAANYVSTYNTYGGVDHFGLGKDDTVTLRDAEGNTVDTYSWKELGKHAENTYGRIPDMAGEFADTGASTPGAKNIAADDSDVDPGTAPNAQLPFHNVDVQSLDLGPAFTIGDMSGVDFDENGTAWVVNNGTGTLYALAHDPQATTYELIGQWNTTYPSGEGRLDAEGVAAADNGDIYIATERNNAESNVSRPSVLRFANPTGQDSLQVAAQEWNLSAITGPLGANGGLEAIVQLEDTIFAVGVESTGEVLIVDLAGDEAVLVQRYVSSFEGVMALDYNSDTKQLAVVCDEACDGASEILTWDGASVTKADNNIYERPANLGNWANEGFATYTTELECVDGSTIPATSYLWADDAATNNFNALNAAQVIDGDCELIPGNDDDDDDNGNGNEPTPPASPSDNSSTSFAAGSFAGSLATTLLAAFGIAGALGGLMQQLIAAFPTLKQYIRF
- a CDS encoding metallophosphoesterase; this encodes MDGTWFTSDLHLGHEFVASLRGFDDTRDHDEVILGHLKEMVQPGDVLWVLGDISSGSLRAEERALGLIAQRLVGVEKHFVPGNHDSCHPMFRRAYQRQGRFLEVFDSVQAFQRMKWEGEEVYLSHFPRPGQDHPGMESRYDDLRLRVPLLVHGHLHSQFPMTGPGQVDVGMEAWGLRPTPQVMVAQKLWESLEERV
- the glcB gene encoding malate synthase G — encoded protein: MTDQQLLSAQTADNEDNTERVDAGGMQVAKVLYDFVTEAVLPRVGVDADKFWSGFGDIARELTPRNRELLARRDELQSQIDTYHRENAGNLDQDAYEAFLKEIGYLVDVPEAAEIRTENIDTEISSTAGPQLVVPILNARFALNAANARWGSLYDALYGTNAIPETDGAEKGKEYNPVRGQKVIEWGRKFLDTVVPLDGASHADVEKYNITDGKLAAHIGDSVYRLKNRESYRGFTGNFLDPEIILLETNGLHIELQIDPVHPIGQADKTGLKDIVLESAITTIMDFEDSVAAVDAEDKTLGYTNWFGLNTGELKEEVSKGDRTFTRALNKDRVYIGRNGTELVLHGRSLLFVRNVGHLMQNPSILVDGEEIFEGIMDAVITTVCAIPGIAPQNKMRNSRKGSIYIVKPKQHGPEEVAFTNELFGRVEDLLDLPRHTLKVGVMDEERRTSVNLDACIMEVADRLAFINTGFLDRTGDEIHTSMEAGAMVRKADMQTAPWKQAYEDNNVDAGIQRGLPGKAQIGKGMWAMTELMAEMLEKKIGQPREGANTAWVPSPTGATLHATHYHLVDVFKVQEELRKAGRRDNLRNILTIPLAPATDWSDAEKKEELDNNCQSILGYVVRWVEQGVGCSKVPDIHDIDLMEDRATLRISSQMLANWIRHDVVTKEQVLEALERMAVVVDKQNAGDAAYRDMAPNYDASIAFQAAKDLIFKGTESPAGYTEPILHARRREFKAQA
- the aceA gene encoding isocitrate lyase, producing the protein MSNVGKPRTAQEIQQDWDTNPRWNGITRDYTAEQVAELQGSVVEEHTLARRGAEILWDEVSKEGDDYINALGALTGNQAVQQVRAGLKAVYLSGWQVAGDANLSGHTYPDQSLYPANSVPNVVRRINNALLRSDEIARVEGDTSVDNWLVPIVADGEAGFGGALNVYELQKAMISAGAAGTHWEDQLASEKKCGHLGGKVLIPTQQHIRTLNSARLAADVANTPTVVIARTDAEAATLITSDVDERDQQFITGERTKEGYYYVENGLEPCIARAKSYAPYADMIWMETGTPDLELAKKFAEGVRSEFPDQLLSYNCSPSFNWSAHLEKDEIAKFQKELGAMGFKFQFITLAGFHSLNYGMFDLAYGYAREGMTSFVDLQNREFKAAEERGFTAVKHQREVGAGYFDQIATTVDPNSSTTALKGSTEEGQFH
- a CDS encoding BCCT family transporter yields the protein MPNSPDSSQDISDEAHYPHDTHPGLVPGISVDEQRNKFDLDKIVFGVTAALIIAFITWGITNPDSVSSVSSSMFGWAMTNTGWLLNFVMLIGLGTMLYIAFSRYGRIKLGTDEDQPEFSRFSWIAMMFGAGIGVGIFFFGPSEPLWHYLSPPPHTVEGETPESLHQALAQSHFHWGLSAWGLYALVGGALAYSSYRRGRVTLISSTFRSLFGPKMEGVAGRLVDIMAIIATLFGTAATLGLSAIQVGQGVQIVSGVSEITNTMLIVIISVLTICFVISAVSGVSKGIRYLSNINISLTLGLVLFVFITGPTLFLLNLIPSGILEYGNQFLSMAGKSLSWGEETIDFQSSWTAFYWAWWIAWTPFVGMFIARISRGRTLREFALVTMAIPSFILILAFTIFGGTAISLHRENVAGFDGSSSEEQVLFDMFSNLPLYSITPFILIFVLVVFFITSADSASVVMATMSSQGNPAPNKTVVVFWGLCMMGIAVVMLLAGGESALTGLQNLTILIAIPFAVVLIFMAVAFVKDLTTDPAAIRHTYAKAAISNAVVRGLEEHGDDFELSIEPAEEGRGAGSAFDSTADRITEWYQRTDEEGNDVDYDYSTGEWADGWTPDTTSDTDTTNNTDSKNA